Part of the Bacteroides sp. MSB163 genome is shown below.
GACAAATTTCCGAACATCTACGACAAATTTCCGAAAAAAACGGCTATCTACGACAAATATTCTACGTCAAATATTTGCTTTTGTCGTGGATAAATATTTCCTTTGCGAAAAGCATTAAAGCC
Proteins encoded:
- a CDS encoding four-helix bundle copper-binding protein, whose translation is MCRRCSEICRRCSEICRR